The genomic DNA GAGGGGAAGCGGCCCCGTCAAAGCGGGGAAAGCCCCCTGGTATACCCAAGAGGCGAGGAGCGTCTACCAGATCTGCGAAGGCTGCTTCTGGCGTTGCGGCATCGTGGCCCACGCCGTGGGAAGCCGCGTTTACAAGGTAGAAGGGTACGAGGCAAACCCCAAAAGCCGTGGCCGCCTCTGCCCCCGGGGCCAAGGCATGCCCCAGACCACCTACGACCCCGACCGCCTGAAACGCCCCCTCATCCGGGTGGAAGGCTCAGCCCGGGGGGAGGGAAAGTACCGGGTAGCCAGCTGGGACGAAGCCTTGGATCACGTGGCCCAGAAGATGCTGGCCATCAAGGAACAATATGGACCCGAGGCCATCGCCTTCTTCGGCCACGGCACCGGGGATACCTGGTTCGTGGATTACCTCCCTGCCGCCTGGGGTAGCCCCAACGCCGCCAAACCCTCCGTTTCCCTCTGCACCGCCCCCCGCGAGGTGGCCTCCCAGTGGATTTTCGGCCGACCTATCGGGGGCCACGAACCCGTGGACTGGGAAAACGCCCGCTACATCGTCCTCATCGGCCACCACATCGGCGAGGACACCCACAACACCCAGCTCCAAGACTTTGCCCTGGCCCTAAAGCGGGGGGCCAAGCTGGTGGTGGTGGACCCCCGCTTCTCCACCGCCGCCGCCAAGGCCCACCGCTGGCTTCCCATCAAACCCGGCACCGACACCGCCTTGCTCCTGGCCTGGATCCACGTTCTCATCTACGAGGAGCTTTACGACAAGGCCTACGTGGCCAAGTACACCACGGGCTTTGACGAGCTCAAGGCCCACGTCAAGGACCTCACCCCCGAGTGGGCGGCAACCCACACGGAGATCCCCGCCGAGGTTATCCGGGAAGTGGCCCGGGAGATGGCGGCCCATAAGCCCAAGGCGGTCCTCCCCCCCACCCGGCACAACGTCTGGTACGGGGACGACACCTACCGGGTCATGGCCCTCCTTTACCTGAACGTGCTCCTGGGCAACTACGGGCGCCCGGGGGGCTTCTACATCGCCCAAAGTCCCTACCTGGAAAAGTACCCCACCCCCCCCTTGCCCTTGGAACCCGCGGCAGGGGGGTGCTCAGGACCTGGGGGAGGTGACCACGAGCCAGAAGGCTTCAAGCCCCGGGCCGACAAGGGTAAGTTCTTCGCCAAATCCACGGCTATCCAAGAGCTCATTGAGCCCATGATCACGGGGGAACCCTACCCCATAAAGGGGCTCATCGCCTACGGCATCAACCTCTTCCACTCCATTCCCAACGTGCCCAGGACCAAGGAGGCCCTGAAGCGTCTGGACCTTTACGTGGCCATTGACGTCCTGCCCCAAGAGCACGTGATGTGGGCGGACGTGATCCTACCCGAGGCCACCTACCTGGAGCGCTACGACGACCTGGTGGCCATCGCCCACAAAACCCCCTTCATCCAGCTGCGGGTCCCCGCCCACGAACCCCTCTTCGACACCAAGCCCGGTTGGTGGATCGCCCGAGAACTGGGCTTGCGCCTGGGCCTCGAGGCGTACTTCCCTTGGAAGGACATCGAGGAGTACCTGAACACCCGCCTGCAAAGCATCGGGTTTGACCTGGAAACCCTCAAAGGGATGGGCACCCTGGTGCAGAAGGGGAAGCCCTGGCTGGAGGACTGGGAAAAGGAGGGCCGCCTGCCCTTCGGCACAGCCTCGGGGAAAATAGAGCTTTACTGCCAAGCCTTCAAGCAAGCGGGGCACCCGCCCCTTCCCGTCTTCACGCCCCCCGAGGAACCCCCCCAAGGCTTCTACCGCCTCCTTTACGGCCGTAGCCCCGTCCACACCTTCGCCCGCACCCAGAACAACTGGGTCCTCATGGAAATGGATCCGGAAAACGAGGTGTGGATCCACAAAGAGGAAGCGCGAAAGCTGGGCCTAAAAGACGGGGACTACGTCAAGCTGGTGAACCAAGACGGGGTGGAGGAAGGCCCGGTGCGGGTGAAGGCCACGGAGAGGATCCGCCGGGATTGCGTCTATCTGGTCCACGGCTTCGGCCACAAGGCCCCCCTGATGAAGGTGGCCCACGGCCGGGGCGCCTCCGACACCTACCTCCAGACCCGCTACCGCCTGGACCCCATCTCCGGGGGAGCGGGCCTGCGGGTGAACTTCGTGCGCCTGGAAAAGACCGAGCGCCCCAGGCTACCGGCCCTCACCGCCTTGGCCAAGCGGCCCTTTGACGAAAGGAGGCTGTGATGCCCCGCTACGCCATGGCCATAGACCTAAGCCTCTGCGTGGGCTGCGCCGCCTGCGCGGTGGCCTGCAAGATGGAAAACGAGGTGCCCCCGGGGGTCTTCAACCTCTGGATCCGGGAACGGGAACTGGGCACCTTTCCCGAGCTCAGCGTGGAGTTCCGCCCCGAACAGTGCATGCACTGCGCAAACCCGCCGTGCGTGCCGGTGTGCCCCACAGGGGCTAGCCACACGACGAAAGAGGGCCTGGTGCTGGTGGACGCCAAGAAGTGCATCGCCTGCGGAGCCTGCATAGCCGCCTGCCCCTACGACGCCCGCTACCTCCACCCAGGAGGCTACGTCGGCAAATGCACCTTCTGCGCTCACCGCCTAGCCCAAGGCAGGGTGCCCGCCTGTGTGGAAACCTGCCCCACCCACTGCCGCACCTTCGGCGACCTGGACGATCCGGAAAGCCCGGTTTCCCAGGCCCTGCGGGCGGCGGAACGGGTGGACGTGCTCCGGCCCGAGCAAGGGACAAGGCCCAAGCTCTTTTACCTCAACGCCCCCTCCAAGAAGGGGCTTTCCCGGGAAAGCGAGGTGCGTCATGACTGAGTTTTACGGCCTTCCCAACGCCCAGGAGTTTTGGCACTGGACCAATGCCCTGCACTTTGTCCTGGTGGGGCTGGCGGGAGGCGTGGCCCTCATCGCCTCCCTCTTGCACCTCAAGGAGCACCCGGAGGCCCGCCGCTACACCCTGTGGGCCTTAGGGCTCATCGCCTTGGACCTCTTCGTCCTTTGGGCCGAGTCTCCTGCCCGCTTCCGCTTCACCCACATCTGGCTTTTCCTTTCCTTCCATCCCCAAAGCCCCATCTGGTGGGGGGCCTGGGGGCTGGCCTTGGCCTTCCTCTGTGGGGGGCTTCTCTACCTGGGGAAAGGGCCTAAGAGGATCCTTAGTTGGGCGCTCCTCCCCTTCAGCTTGGTGGTCCTTTCCTACCCGGGCCTGGCCCTGGCGGTCAACCTGAACCGTCCCTTGTGGAACGGGCTCATGGCTGGCCTCTTCCCCCTCACCGCCCTGGTGCTGGCCCTGGGCCTGGCGTCCCTTCTGAGAAGTTCCTGGGCCCTTTACCCCTTGCGCCTCCTGGCCGGGGCCTCCCTGCTCCTGGCCCTCCTCTACCCTTTCACCCTCGCCGCGGAGGCCCGGGAGCATTTCCTGGAGGAGGGAGGGGTTCTTTACAACCTTCTCCTCCTCCTGGGGCTCGGCACCTTCGGGCGTGAGGGGTTCGCCCCCTGGGCGGGGCTTCTGGCGGCCGCCGGCCTGCGGGCCCTCCTGGTGGTTGTGGGTCAGTGGCAAGGTCTAGGTCTTTAGGGGAGGAAACCCCTAAGGAAAGGAGGTAAGGGATGAAAGGCATGAAGAAGCTGGCTTGGTTTGGTCTCCTTTTGGCCCTCCCGGTTTTAGCGCAGGCTACCACCACCACCTTTTCCGCCCTCACGGTGCGGGAAGTCGGCAACTTCCTGACCACCTTGCCCCAGGACTTCTACGGCATCCAGCCCGCCGCCGCCAAGCAGATGATGGACACCCTGGACGTCTTCATCCTGGACGTGCGGGAACCCAGTGAGCTGCAGGCGGGCAAGATCCCCGGAGCGGTGAACATCCCCATCCGCGACCTTCCCAAGCGCCTAGGCGAGCTGCCTAAGGGCAAGCCCATCCTCGTCTACTGCGGCATCGGCCACCGGGGTGCCATGGCCTTGGTCTTCCTGAAAGGGCAGGGCTACAACGTGAAGAGCATCCTCGGAGGGTTCAAGGCCTGGAGCGAGGCTAAGCTTCCCGTGGAGAAATGAGGGAGTAGAGCTCGGGGCGGGGCAAAGCCCCGCCCCATCTTTATCGGTCAAAGAAGGTGAGCTTGGGGTACTTGTTGGCCCGGAGCTCGTCCAAACGGCGCACCGGGGTGGTGTAGGGAGCGTTTTCCAGCCACTCCTTGGGCTTTTGCAGGAGCTCTCCCATGGCCTCGGCGAAGGCCTCGAGGGTCTCCTTGCTCTCCGTTTCCGTGGGCTCCACCATGAGGGCCTCCTTGACGATGAGGGGAAAGTACACCGTGGGGGGGTGGAAGCCCAGCTCCAAAAGGCCCTTGGCGAGGTCCAAGGCCCTAAAGCCCGCCGGGGGCTGGGCCACGAACTCGTGCATGCATGGCCCATCGTAGGGCACCCGGTAGCCCTTCTCCTTCAAGAGCTCCTTCAGGTAGCGGGCGTTCAGGACGGAAAGGGCTGCGGCCTTTTTGAGCCCGGGAAGCCCCAGGGTGCGGATGTAGGCCCAGGCCCGCACCAAGGCCAGGAAGTTGCCGTAGAAGCTCTTCACCCGCCCGATGCTCTTGGGCCGGTCAACGTCCAGGTAAAAGCCCTCCTCCCCCCGCGCCACCAAGGGCACGGGCAGGTAGGGGGCCAGGTGCGCCTTCACCCCCACGGGCCCCGAACCGGGCCCACCTCCCCCGTGGGGCACGGTGAAGGTTTTGTGCAGGTTGAGGTGGACCACATCAAAGCCCATGTCCCCGGGCCGGGCCCAGCCCAGGATGGCGTTGAGGTTGGCCCCGTCGTAGTAAAGCTGCACCCCCGCCTCCTTGGCCAGACGGGAGATCTCCAGGATGCGCCGCTCAAAAAGGCCCAAGGTGTTGGGGTTGGTGAGCATGATGGCGGCCACATGGGGGCCAAGCTCCCGCTTGAGGGCCTCGAGGTCCACCTCCCCGTCGGGCCCCGAGGGGACCTCCTTCACCTGGTAGCCCGCCATGCTGGCGGTGGCGGGGTTGGAGCCGTGGGCGGAGTCCGGCACCAAAACGAGCCGGCGCGTCTTCCCCTCCCCCCGGTCCTCGTGGTAGGCGCGGATGACCAATATCCCCGTGAGCTCCCCGTGGGCCCCGGCGGCGGGCTGCAAGGTGATGGCGTCCATGCCCGTGAGGGCCTTGAGGTACTCCCCCAGCTCCCACATGAGCGCCAAGGCCCCTTGCGCCGTCTTGGGGTCCTGGTAGGGGTGGAGGTCGGCGAAGAGGCGGGCCGCCTCCTCGTGGAGCTTGGGGTTGTACTTCATGGTGCAAGAGCCCAAGGGGTAGAAGGTGGTGTCCACCCCCACCTGACGGCGGGAAAGCCCGGTGTAATGCCGCACCAGGGTGAGCTCGTCCACCTCGGGAAGCCTAGGGGGCGCTTCCCGCAAGAAGGCCTTGGGGATGAGGTCCTCCGCCCGAGGCACCTCCTTCACCAGCTTCAGGCCCCGCCTCCCTGGGCGGCTCCGTTCAAAGATCAGGGGGTAGCTCACGCCAACACCTCCTCTAGCGCTTTCCGTAAGGCCAAAAGGTCTTCCTCCTGGTGAAGCTCCGTGGCGGCGAAAAGGGCTAGGTTCTCCCCGTACTCCCGGGGCACGGGGGTGGCGGCGTGAAGGCCCCGAGCGGCCAAAGCCGCCCGCACCGCCTCCGGGGCCTTGGGAAGCCTCAGGGCGAACTCGTGGAAGAAGGGCTTTGGGGTGAAGGGCTCCACCCCCGGCACCTCCAGGAGGAGGTCGTGGAGGCGGTGGGCCAGGGCCACGCCCCGAAGGGCCACCTCCCTAAGCCCCTCGGGCCCCAAGGCCGCCAGGTACATGGCCCCCATGAGGGCGGTGAGCTGGGCGTTGGTGGTGATGTTGCTCTTGGCCTTGGCCCGCCTTATGTACTGCTCCCGGGCCTGCAGGGTGAGGATGAAGCCCCGCTTGCCCTCGGCGTCCACGGTCTCGGAAACCAGGCGCCCCGGAAGCTGGCGCACGAAAGCCTTCTTGGTGGCCAAGTAGCCGAAGTGGGGGCCGCCATAACCCATGGGCAGGCCCAGGCTCTGCCCGTCCCCCACGGCGATGTCCGCCCCGTAGGCCCCGGGGGGCTTGAGCACCCCCAAGGAAAGGGGGTCCGCCACCGCCACGAAAAGCGCCCCCGCCCGGTGGGCCGCCTCCGCCAAGGGGGCGAGGTCCTCCAGGGCCCCCAGGTAGTTGGGGTTCTGGCCCACCACCGCCCCCACCGCCTCGGGCACGGGAAGGGAGGGGGTCCGCCCCCCTTCCAGGGGAAGCACCCTAAGCTCCGCCCCCACCGCCTCCAGATAGGCCTTCAGGACCGCCCGGTACTCGGGGTGGACCCCCTGGGAGACCCAAACAACCATCCGCCCCGTTTCCCGAAGGGCCAGCAAGACCCCCTCCGCCAGGGCGGTGGCGCCGTCGTACATGGAGGCGTTGGCCACCTCGAGGCCCGTGAGTTCGGCGATCATGGTCTGGTACTCAAAGGTGGCCTGCAAGACCCCTTGGCTCACCTCGGGTTGGTAAGGGGTATAGGCGGTGAGGAACTCCCCCCGGCTCGCCAGGGCCTGGACCACGGGGGGCACGTGGTGGCTCCTAACCCCCCCGCCCAAAAACGCCTTGGGGGCGGGGAGGTTTTGGGCGGCAAGGCGCCGAAGGGCCTCTAAAACCGCCCACTCCGGGAGCGGCTCAGGCAGGTCTATGGGGGGGTTTAGGATCTCTGCGGGCAGGTGGCGGAAGAGGTCCTCCAGGCTTTCCGCTCCCACCCGTCTGAGCATCTCCTGGATCTCCGCCTCGGTATGGGGCGTGTAGTCCATAGGTCCATCCTTAACCAAAACCCCCGGGCCATTTGACCCGGGGCAACAAAGGGCAAAAGCCCTCCGCCTAAACCCACCTGGGGAAGGCTCGCCCCGCCGAAAGCCATGGCCCTACGCTTCGCTCTCCAAGGCCTCCTGGTAACCCTCGGCGTCCAGGAGGTCATCCAGATCTCCCAGGTCTAGGGGACGGAGGCGGAAGATCCAGCCCTCCCCGTACGGGTCCTGGTTGATGAGCTCCGGGGTCTTCTCCAGGGCCAGGTTCACCTCCACCACCTCCCCGGCCACGGGAGCGTAGATATCGGAGGCGGTCTTCACGCTCTCCACCACCGCCACCGCCTCGCCCTTTTCCACCTTGCGCCCCACCTCGGGGAGCTCCACGTAAACCACGTCTCCCAAGGCGTCTTGGGCGTAGTCGGTGATGCCCACCAGCACCGTGTCCCCCTCGGGCAGGGCCCACTCGTGGGTCTTGGTGTAAAAGCGGTCCTTGGGTATGTCCATAGCGCCTCCTAACCCCCGCTATTTTAGCGGCACAAAGGGCAAGGGGCTAAGGGAAGCCTGTACCCGTCTGCCCCGCACCTCCACGAAGAAGGGACCTTCCGCCCCCTCCTCCACGTAGGCCAAGGCGATGCCCTTCTCGAGAAGGGGGGAGTAGCCCCCGCTGGTCACCCGGCCCACCGGGGCTTCCCCAGAGAGGACCGGGTAGCCTTCCCGGGGGATGCCCGTTTCCAGCACCAGACCCACCACCTTTTCCCGGCAGGGGGAGGCCAGCATGGCCTCCTTGCCAAAGAAGGCCTTCTCCTTCTTCACCACCCAGGCCCAGGGGGTGCAGAGGGGGTTGGTGGCCTCGGTGAGCTCGTGGCCGTAAAGGGGGAAGCCGGCCTCGAGCCTAAGGGTATCCCGGGCCCCAAGGCCCGCCGGCTTCGCCCCCCTTTCCACCAGGGCCACGAACACCGCCTCGGCGTCCTCCGGGGCGAGGAAGATTTCGAAGCCGTCCTCCCCCGTGTACCCCGTGCGGGCGAGAAGGGCGGGACGCCCCGCCACCTGCGCCCGGAACACATCGTTTTTCTTTTTCTGGGAAAGGTCCGCCTCGGTAAGCTCCTGGAGGAGACTTTCCGCCTGTGGGCCCTGGAGGGCGAGGAGGGCCGTCCTTTCGGAGGCATCCTCCAGCTCCACCCGGAAGCCCGCCGCCAGGGCCTCGAGGTGGGCGAAGTCCTTGGCGATGTTGGCGGCGTTCACCACCATGAGGTACTCCGCCTCTCCTAAGCGGTAGAGGTAGATGTCGTCCACCACCCCGCCCCTTTCGTTGGGGAGCATGGAGTACTGGGCCCTTCCCACCTTGAGCCGGGCGGCGTCGTTGGCCGTGGCCCACTGGAGGAAGGCTAACGCCTCCTCCCCCCGGATCCAGAACTCCCCCATGTGGCTCACGTCGAAAAGCCCCGCCCCCTGCCGCACCGCCAGGTGCTCCTCCACGATGGAGGTGTACTGCAGGGGAAGGGCATAGCCGGCAAACTCCACCATGCGCCCGCCCAGGCGCAGGTGGGCCTCGTAAAGGGGGGTCCGCTTCATGGCAAGGCCATGCTACTAAAAAAGCTCCCGCCTTAGGGCCTCGGCGGAGTTGTCCTCCAGGACCTCCTCCCGCTTGGTGGCCCAGGCGGGGAAGGGGAAGCGCACCAAAAGGGGCACGGGGATCTCCGGCTGCTGCAGGATCACCGCCCCCTGGGGCAGGATGAGGGCCCTTTGCCGGAAGGAGGTGGGGAGGAAGCGGTACTCGGGGCGCTCCGCCTCCGCGGCGTCCAGCCGGCCCACCACCCGGATAGCGGCGTTGGCCACCACCCGGCGCTCCACCTCGCTCGCCGTCTGCTCCGCCCCGATGAGGATGACCCCTAAGGAGCGGCCCCGCTCGGCGATGTCTAAAAGCACGTCCTTGATGGGGCCTTCTTCGTCCCGGGGGGCGTACTTGTTGAGCTCGTCCAAGACGATGAAGACCCGGCCCCGGTACTGCCCCCGCTCCTTGCGCTCGAAGACGTCCTTGAGGAGGCTTCCCACCACGAACATCTGCGCCTGGGGGGAGAGCTTGGCCAGGTCCACCACGTGCACCTGCTCCCCCTGAAGGGGGTCCGGGGGGTTGCCGGGGCGGTCGCCCCGGATGAGGTGGGCCACGTTCTCCACGCTGGCCCGAAGCCGCCTGATGAAGGCCTCGAGGGTCCCTCGGGCCTGCCGTGCGGTCCAGCTCCGGTCCCCTTCCCCCTCCCCCGTTTCCGGCCCCAGAAGCTTGTACTCCAAGTAGCGCACCAGCTCGGCAAAGCTCTTCAGGCGCACCTTGCCCAAGGCGTCGAAGGTGATCCCCTCGGGCAGCTCTTCCTTGGCCCAGTCCTCCACCAGGAGGTGGGGACCCTTCTGCCCCTCGGCAAGCCGCCGGAGCTTTTCCGTGAGGTGCTGCACCAAAAAGCCCAGGTTGGTCATAAAGCCCCGGTCGGCGAAGAGGAAGGGCAGAAGCCCCCTTTGGCAGAACTGGACCAGGTCGTAGTGGTAGGCCCGCACCCCCTCCAGCCGGGTCTCCACATCGGGCACGTACCCGTCCTTCTTGGGCGGGGCCAAAAAGGCCACGCTCTGGAAGGGAGTGGCGGGCAGGCCCAGGGCCTGGTAGGCCTGCCTCGCCTCCTCCGTGAGGCGGGCGTTGGGCTTGTCCAGGAAGAAGAGGTCCTCCCCCTTGACGTTGAAAAGGAGCACCTTGGCCTGGTGGGCATCCTTCAGGACCCCGCTTTCCAAGAGGCTTTTGAGGAGAAAGGTGGCGTAGCTGGTCTTGGCCGCCACCCCGCTGATGCCGGAGATGTTCACGTGCCCGCCCTTCACCCCGTTCAAAAACTCCAGGTTCAAATAGGCCACCTCCCCGTTCTTGAGGAGGCCGGCGGGGAGCTTGGTGCTTCCCCTTTGGTTCTTCATGGCCTCGTAGTAAAGGGCGAGCTCCAGGTCCTCCCCCTCCGCCAGGTAAACGGGAGAGCCGGGGTCGGGGGGGAAGAACTCCTCGGGGAGGATCCGGGTCACGCTCACGTGGGCCACGTAGGCCAGGCTCACGGGGATTTGGCCCTGAACGGCGAGGAAGGTGTCCGTATCGTAGGTCTCCCCCTCGTGGACCTTGGCCACGTGGTCCACCATGCCGAAGTAGCGCACCTTCCCCACCTTGGGGTGGAAGCCTTCCACCACCACCAGGTCGTCCAGCCGCAAAAGGCCTTCCCCCTCCACCCCCACCCAGAAGGCCAAGGGGGTGGCCTCCCGGCTTCCCAACACCACGCCGATCCGCTCCATCAACCACCTCCCAGATGCCGGGCCAACAACCTGGCCACCACCTCGCGGCTTCCCATCCTCCGGCCCAGCTCCCTTTCCAAGCCCCCCACGGGGGTGAGGTTCTGGGGCGCCCGGGAGTCCTTGACGGGGTGAGAGGCCAAGGCGGGAAAGAGGCTTAAGGAAAGGGCGGCGAGGGCCTCGTAAGGGCCCTCCATAGGGGTTTCCAGGCGCAAAAGCCCCGCCTCCGGGGGCCTCACCCC from Thermus sp. LT1-2-5 includes the following:
- the gcvH gene encoding glycine cleavage system protein GcvH, with protein sequence MDIPKDRFYTKTHEWALPEGDTVLVGITDYAQDALGDVVYVELPEVGRKVEKGEAVAVVESVKTASDIYAPVAGEVVEVNLALEKTPELINQDPYGEGWIFRLRPLDLGDLDDLLDAEGYQEALESEA
- a CDS encoding rhodanese-like domain-containing protein; translation: MKKLAWFGLLLALPVLAQATTTTFSALTVREVGNFLTTLPQDFYGIQPAAAKQMMDTLDVFILDVREPSELQAGKIPGAVNIPIRDLPKRLGELPKGKPILVYCGIGHRGAMALVFLKGQGYNVKSILGGFKAWSEAKLPVEK
- the gcvPB gene encoding aminomethyl-transferring glycine dehydrogenase subunit GcvPB — protein: MSYPLIFERSRPGRRGLKLVKEVPRAEDLIPKAFLREAPPRLPEVDELTLVRHYTGLSRRQVGVDTTFYPLGSCTMKYNPKLHEEAARLFADLHPYQDPKTAQGALALMWELGEYLKALTGMDAITLQPAAGAHGELTGILVIRAYHEDRGEGKTRRLVLVPDSAHGSNPATASMAGYQVKEVPSGPDGEVDLEALKRELGPHVAAIMLTNPNTLGLFERRILEISRLAKEAGVQLYYDGANLNAILGWARPGDMGFDVVHLNLHKTFTVPHGGGGPGSGPVGVKAHLAPYLPVPLVARGEEGFYLDVDRPKSIGRVKSFYGNFLALVRAWAYIRTLGLPGLKKAAALSVLNARYLKELLKEKGYRVPYDGPCMHEFVAQPPAGFRALDLAKGLLELGFHPPTVYFPLIVKEALMVEPTETESKETLEAFAEAMGELLQKPKEWLENAPYTTPVRRLDELRANKYPKLTFFDR
- the gcvT gene encoding glycine cleavage system aminomethyltransferase GcvT, which codes for MKRTPLYEAHLRLGGRMVEFAGYALPLQYTSIVEEHLAVRQGAGLFDVSHMGEFWIRGEEALAFLQWATANDAARLKVGRAQYSMLPNERGGVVDDIYLYRLGEAEYLMVVNAANIAKDFAHLEALAAGFRVELEDASERTALLALQGPQAESLLQELTEADLSQKKKNDVFRAQVAGRPALLARTGYTGEDGFEIFLAPEDAEAVFVALVERGAKPAGLGARDTLRLEAGFPLYGHELTEATNPLCTPWAWVVKKEKAFFGKEAMLASPCREKVVGLVLETGIPREGYPVLSGEAPVGRVTSGGYSPLLEKGIALAYVEEGAEGPFFVEVRGRRVQASLSPLPFVPLK
- the gcvPA gene encoding aminomethyl-transferring glycine dehydrogenase subunit GcvPA, yielding MDYTPHTEAEIQEMLRRVGAESLEDLFRHLPAEILNPPIDLPEPLPEWAVLEALRRLAAQNLPAPKAFLGGGVRSHHVPPVVQALASRGEFLTAYTPYQPEVSQGVLQATFEYQTMIAELTGLEVANASMYDGATALAEGVLLALRETGRMVVWVSQGVHPEYRAVLKAYLEAVGAELRVLPLEGGRTPSLPVPEAVGAVVGQNPNYLGALEDLAPLAEAAHRAGALFVAVADPLSLGVLKPPGAYGADIAVGDGQSLGLPMGYGGPHFGYLATKKAFVRQLPGRLVSETVDAEGKRGFILTLQAREQYIRRAKAKSNITTNAQLTALMGAMYLAALGPEGLREVALRGVALAHRLHDLLLEVPGVEPFTPKPFFHEFALRLPKAPEAVRAALAARGLHAATPVPREYGENLALFAATELHQEEDLLALRKALEEVLA
- a CDS encoding 4Fe-4S dicluster domain-containing protein — translated: MPRYAMAIDLSLCVGCAACAVACKMENEVPPGVFNLWIRERELGTFPELSVEFRPEQCMHCANPPCVPVCPTGASHTTKEGLVLVDAKKCIACGACIAACPYDARYLHPGGYVGKCTFCAHRLAQGRVPACVETCPTHCRTFGDLDDPESPVSQALRAAERVDVLRPEQGTRPKLFYLNAPSKKGLSRESEVRHD
- a CDS encoding ATP-binding protein; translation: MERIGVVLGSREATPLAFWVGVEGEGLLRLDDLVVVEGFHPKVGKVRYFGMVDHVAKVHEGETYDTDTFLAVQGQIPVSLAYVAHVSVTRILPEEFFPPDPGSPVYLAEGEDLELALYYEAMKNQRGSTKLPAGLLKNGEVAYLNLEFLNGVKGGHVNISGISGVAAKTSYATFLLKSLLESGVLKDAHQAKVLLFNVKGEDLFFLDKPNARLTEEARQAYQALGLPATPFQSVAFLAPPKKDGYVPDVETRLEGVRAYHYDLVQFCQRGLLPFLFADRGFMTNLGFLVQHLTEKLRRLAEGQKGPHLLVEDWAKEELPEGITFDALGKVRLKSFAELVRYLEYKLLGPETGEGEGDRSWTARQARGTLEAFIRRLRASVENVAHLIRGDRPGNPPDPLQGEQVHVVDLAKLSPQAQMFVVGSLLKDVFERKERGQYRGRVFIVLDELNKYAPRDEEGPIKDVLLDIAERGRSLGVILIGAEQTASEVERRVVANAAIRVVGRLDAAEAERPEYRFLPTSFRQRALILPQGAVILQQPEIPVPLLVRFPFPAWATKREEVLEDNSAEALRRELF
- a CDS encoding molybdopterin-dependent oxidoreductase, coding for MQRREFLKLSALGAGALALRGSGPVKAGKAPWYTQEARSVYQICEGCFWRCGIVAHAVGSRVYKVEGYEANPKSRGRLCPRGQGMPQTTYDPDRLKRPLIRVEGSARGEGKYRVASWDEALDHVAQKMLAIKEQYGPEAIAFFGHGTGDTWFVDYLPAAWGSPNAAKPSVSLCTAPREVASQWIFGRPIGGHEPVDWENARYIVLIGHHIGEDTHNTQLQDFALALKRGAKLVVVDPRFSTAAAKAHRWLPIKPGTDTALLLAWIHVLIYEELYDKAYVAKYTTGFDELKAHVKDLTPEWAATHTEIPAEVIREVAREMAAHKPKAVLPPTRHNVWYGDDTYRVMALLYLNVLLGNYGRPGGFYIAQSPYLEKYPTPPLPLEPAAGGCSGPGGGDHEPEGFKPRADKGKFFAKSTAIQELIEPMITGEPYPIKGLIAYGINLFHSIPNVPRTKEALKRLDLYVAIDVLPQEHVMWADVILPEATYLERYDDLVAIAHKTPFIQLRVPAHEPLFDTKPGWWIARELGLRLGLEAYFPWKDIEEYLNTRLQSIGFDLETLKGMGTLVQKGKPWLEDWEKEGRLPFGTASGKIELYCQAFKQAGHPPLPVFTPPEEPPQGFYRLLYGRSPVHTFARTQNNWVLMEMDPENEVWIHKEEARKLGLKDGDYVKLVNQDGVEEGPVRVKATERIRRDCVYLVHGFGHKAPLMKVAHGRGASDTYLQTRYRLDPISGGAGLRVNFVRLEKTERPRLPALTALAKRPFDERRL